The Fragaria vesca subsp. vesca linkage group LG2, FraVesHawaii_1.0, whole genome shotgun sequence genome includes a window with the following:
- the LOC101290924 gene encoding uncharacterized protein LOC101290924, with the protein MAHGGYVKRRVKTAAGRRSRTGGLGVEKKPKSASLKNQIRSVERMLRKNLPPEVREVQEKKLEGLKKQQDIHTRLAVERKIFLRDRKIKFFERRKIERRIRRLERLQRTAAQAQDAENSVQLSKLKEDLEYVRFFPKTEKYVALFTGGDDSEVVDRRNRLRKQIKANLIAAAASGKDLEETGSEDDGLLDLSEDDFFLSGSSSDEANADDEWTDKSTREQASSASGKAASGMSSDERNQRQISARALMPPPGPSSNYRSSSTRAQSRFGPSSSKSSSKRAEVSTSCNSSSGRSGTSFKARGSSSSGATPSSNLSSNSDAHKPRRKRRPKKKKQQA; encoded by the exons ATGGCTCATGGCGGCTATGTAAAGCGGAGGGTGAAAACTGCTGCCGGCCGCCGCTCCCGCACGGGGGGATTGGGCGTCGAGAAGAAGCCCAAGTCCGCCTCCCTCAAGAATCAGATTCGCTCCGTCGAGCGCATGCTCCGTAAG AATCTACCGCCTGAAGTTAGGGAGGTTCAGGAGAAGAAGTTAGAAGGACTCAAGAAACAGCAAGATATTCATACCCGGCTTGCGGTGGAACGTAAAATATTTTTGCGAGACCGAAAGATAAAGTTCTTTG AGAGAAGAAAGATAGAGAGAAGAATAAGACGCTTGGAGAGACTTCAACGTACTGCTGCTCAGGCGCAAGATGCAGAAAATTCTGTGCAACTTTCCAAATTGAAAGAAGATCTTGAATATGTTAGG TTCTTTCCCAAGACCGAGAAATATGTTGCTTTGTTTACTGGAGGTGACGATTCAGAGGTTGTTGATAGGAGAAATAGGCTGCGTAAGCAGATTAAGGCCAATTTAATTGCTGCAGCTGCTAGTGGCAAGGATTTGGAAG AAACAGGGAGTGAGGACGACGGGCTTTTGGATCTTAGTGAAGATGATTTCTTCCTAAGTGGAAGCTCAAGTGATGAAGCAAATGCAGATGACGAATGGACAGATAAGAGTACAAG GGAACAGGCTTCCAGTGCCTCTGGGAAAGCAGCATCTGGCATGTCCAGTGATGAGAGAAATCAG AGACAGATTTCAGCTAGAGCTTTGATGCCTCCCCCTGGACCATCAAGTAATTATCGCTCAAGTTCAACACGTGCTCAATCGAGATTCGGTCCTTCATCAAGCAAAAGTTCATCAAAACGTGCTGAAGTGTCTACATCCTGCAATTCATCAAGTGGCAGAAGTGGAACTTCTTTTAAAGCTAGGGGTTCCTCAAGTTCAGGGGCAACTCCAAGTAGTAATCTGAGCTCCAACTCTGATGCTCATAAACCACGTAGAAAGAGGAGGCCAAAAAAGAAAAAGCAGCAG GCATGA
- the LOC101309616 gene encoding pentatricopeptide repeat-containing protein At5g08305-like, translated as MLNASFPTKNPTIIQTIITNLHENCKTMSDLKQIHALLLTSGLSQQQSSASQIINFSALSDSGNIDYSYRVLTQLPTPTVFDWNAVIRGYSKSRNPNRSISVFIRMLRHGASPDYLTYPFLAKASARLLKRELGVAVHGHIVKAGFESDRFISNSLIHMYATCRDVLYARKVFDEIAAKNSVSWNSMLDGYAKCGDVVSAREVFEMMPERDVVSWSSLIDGYVKDGEYGEALRVFERMRVMGPKANEVTMVSVMCACAHLGALEQGRTMCRYMMENNLPLTLVLQTALVDMYAKCGAIDEALSVFRGVSLKQSDVLIWNAMIGGLATHGLVRQSLELFREMQMIGIVPDEITYLCLLSACAHGGLVKEAWHFFECIGKHGMAPRSEHYACMVDVLARRGQVEEAYQFICRMPSDPTPSMLGALLNGCTNHGKLGLAENVGRRLIEIQPNHDGRYVGLSNVYAVSKRWDDARSLRQAMERRGVKKTPGFSLVEIFGSLNKFIAHDKSCPDSEEIYGMLNVILNEIRSESDSRDQEYFL; from the coding sequence ATGTTGAATGCATCATTTCCCACCAAAAATCCCACTATCATCCAAACCATAATCACCAACCTTCATGAAAATTGCAAAACAATGTCTGACCTCAAGCAAATCCATGCTCTGCTCCTCACTTCCGGCCTCTCCCAACAACAATCCTCCGCTTCCCAAATCATCAATTTCTCAGCCCTTTCCGATTCGGGTAACATAGACTACTCGTACCGGGTCCTAACCCAACTCCCCACCCCTACAGTTTTTGACTGGAACGCTGTCATCAGAGGCTACTCCAAGAGCCGAAACCCCAACCGTTCGATTTCCGTCTTCATCAGAATGCTGCGTCATGGGGCCTCACCGGACTACTTAACGTACCCTTTTCTTGCCAAAGCCTCGGCGCGTTTGTTGAAGCGTGAGCTTGGTGTTGCAGTGCATGGCCACATTGTCAAAGCAGGGTTTGAGTCGGATAGGTTTATAAGTAACTCATTGATTCACATGTATGCTACTTGTAGAGATGTATTGTATGCACGCAAGGTGTTTGATGAAATTGCTGCGAAGAATTCGGTGTCTTGGAATTCAATGCTGGATGGATATGCAAAGTGTGGGGATGTGGTTTCGGCGAGGGAAGTGTTTGAGATGATGCCGGAGCGTGACGTTGTGTCTTGGAGCTCTTTGATTGATGGGTACGTTAAGGATGGGGAGTATGGGGAGGCTTTGAGAGTGTTTGAGAGAATGCGGGTTATGGGGCCGAAAGCGAATGAGGTGACTATGGTGAGTGTTATGTGCGCTTGCGCGCATCTCGGTGCGCTTGAGCAAGGGAGGACAATGTGTCGTTATATGATGGAGAACAATTTGCCATTAACTCTGGTGTTGCAAACAGCGCTTGTCGACATGTATGCAAAGTGCGGGGCGATAGACGAGGCTTTAAGTGTTTTTCGCGGGGTTTCGTTGAAGCAGTCGGATGTGTTGATTTGGAATGCAATGATAGGAGGACTTGCAACTCATGGATTAGTCCGACAGTCGCTTGAATTGTTTAGGGAGATGCAAATGATTGGGATTGTCCCGGATGAGATCACGTACTTGTGCTTGTTGAGTGCTTGTGCTCATGGGGGGTTAGTCAAAGAAGCTTGGCATTTCTTTGAATGTATTGGTAAACATGGTATGGCACCCAGGTCTGAGCACTATGCTTGCATGGTGGATGTATTAGCACGCAGGGGCCAAGTAGAAGAGGCATACCAATTTATATGTCGAATGCCTAGTGATCCAACTCCTTCCATGCTTGGTGCTCTGCTTAATGGGTGCACGAACCATGGAAAGTTAGGTCTTGCAGAGAATGTTGGGAGGAGGCTTATCGAGATACAGCCAAATCACGATGGTAGATATGTTGGCTTGTCAAATGTTTATGCTGTTTCCAAGCGCTGGGATGATGCAAGAAGTCTAAGACAAGCCATGGAAAGAAGAGGGGTGAAGAAGACCCCTGGGTTCAGCCTTGTGGAGATATTTGGAAGCCTTAACAAATTTATAGCCCACGATAAATCATGCCCTGATTCAGAAGAAATTTATGGGATGCTGAATGTTATCCTAAATGAAATTAGATCTGAAAGTGATTCCAGAGATCAAGAATACTTTCTTTAA
- the LOC101309910 gene encoding uncharacterized protein LOC101309910: METATIARCSYRAVTLVIPLFEHTKYADMRNEISSRFEELEVGGFELTFSIPEHPNIMLESDMDMHMMLMFLSMVKSRFVDILVKDLESSKKEDVARAVSGQAADNPAFSDHAASDHSASNCAAFNNTASDLAVPNHEMSNDAASNHAASDPALPKHATSNIQSPIPAISDFAASNHVSSSSCMVESKFIDENEYLGNSGVHEGNAYLSQGWKEYINHVGQKFEGGAAEFRNKLCKYAFEMGFRIRYLRNYRTHVIAECRKKLSDGCSWRIHACKCQVNAFFYLRTLNNVHTCERVIFPEQASKLTTSMIISSVLVDQIREKPYIKPTDIVKDFKQKYGLDVSYRKAWLAKELAKRTVHGDESLSYRQWCRPLLFIDVTFLKSKYDGYLISATGKDGNQGTFPFAFGIVDSENEENWSWFFNNLSIVLTAHGRTITLVSGCNKGLAESVSKIFPASHHASCLQYLKQKLFSIYSSMYGKSYGNRIVDLFLKCANAPREAAFEFNMKKLKQEGGALFMTFLEDHPKEYWSYIYFEGNRYGEMCSKLSGSFSSWVFELCTLPICQIVDGIMIKLMELMAEKRFEAEEWKSVLCPEIEKTLNNDLMVCRNYKAYRSSRYVFEVHAGYSMKVDLDNRFCSCHEWQINGFPCAHALVSIQQNNGCIYDYVEDYFKTSYFRSSYATLMSPILDINVMHEIPDDVVIMPPLAKRR; the protein is encoded by the exons ATGGAGACTGCTACAATTGCAAGGTGTAGTTATCGTGCTGTAACTCTGGTCATTCCATTGTTTGAACATACAAAATATGCTGATATGCGTAATGAGATAAGTTCAAGGTTTGAGGAACTGGAAGTAGGGGGTTTTGAGCTGACATTTTCTATTCCTGAGCATCCTAATATCATGTTGGAATCTGATATGGACATGCACATGATGCTCATGTTTTTATCCATGGTGAAGAGTCGTTTTGTTGATATATTGGTAAAGGATCTTGAGAGTTCGAAGAAGGAGGATGTTGCTCGTGCAGTGTCCGGTCAAGCAGCAGATAATCCTGCATTCTCGGATCATGCAGCTTCTGATCATTCGGCGTCTAATTGTGCTGCTTTTAATAATACAGCATCTGACCTTGCAGTGCCTAATCATGAAATGTCTAATGATGCAGCATCTAACCATGCAGCCTCTGATCCTGCACTGCCTAAACATGCAACATCTAATATACAGTCACCTATTCCTGCAATATCTGATTTTGCAGCGTCTAATCATGTATCATCATCGTCATGCATGGTAGAAAGTAAATTCATTGACGAAAATGAATATTTGGGGAACTCTGGAGTACATGAAGGCAATGCATATTTATCTCAAGGTTGGAAGGAATATATTAATCATGTAGGACAGAAGTTTGAGGGTGGTGCAGCTGAATTTCGTAACAAGTTGTGTAAGTATGCCTTTGAGATGGGATTCCGTATTCGTTATTTAAGAAATTATAGGACTCACGTTATTGCTGAATGTCGGAAGAAGCTATCAGATGGATGTAGTTGGCGTATACATGCCTGCAAGTGTCAAGTGAATGCGTTTTTCTACCTTAGGACTTTAAATAATGTTCACACTTGCGAGAGAGTTATCTTCCCTGAACAGGCAAGTAAGTTGACCACTTCAATGATTATATCTTCTGTTCTGGTGGATCAAATTCGTGAGAAACCATATATTAAACCAACTGATATTGTTAAGGATTTCAAGCAAAAATATGGTCTTGATGTCTCTTATCGTAAGGCCTGGTTAGCAAAAGAACTGGCTAAGAGAACAGTTCATGGTGATGAATCCCTCTCATATCGTCA ATGGTGCAGACCTTTGTTGTTCATAGATGTAACATTCCTGAAAAGCAAGTATGATGGGTACTTAATTAGTGCTACTGGGAAAGATGGAAATCAAG GAACTTTCCCCTTTGCTTTTGGTATCGTGGACTCAGAAAATGAGGAAAACTGGAGCTGGTTCTTTAACAATTTATCTATAGTTTTGACTGCACACGGTAGGACAATTACGTTGGTATCTGGTTGTAACAAAGGTCTGGCAGAATCTGTTTCAAAGATATTTCCAGCATCGCATCATGCTTCTTGCTTGCAGTATTTGAAACAGAAGCTTTTTTCTATATATTCATCTATGTATGGTAAATCTTATGGAAATCGCATTGTTGATCTGTTTTTGAAATGTGCTAATGCTCCCAGAGAAGCTGCTTTTGAGTTTAATATGAAAAAATTAAAACAAGAAGGCGGTGCTCTGTTCATGACTTTTCTAGAAGATCATCCTAAGGAATATTGGTCATATATCTATTTTGAGGGCAATCGATATGGTGAAATGTGTAGTAAACTTTCTGGATCATTTAGTTCTTGGGTTTTCGAGCTGTGCACTTTGCCTATCTGTCAAATAGTTGATGGCATCATGATTAAGCTCATGGAATTGATGGCTGAAAAACGTTTTGAAGCAGAGGAATGGAAATCTGTTTTGTGTCCTGAGATTGAGAAAACTTTGAACAACGATTTGATGGTCTGTAGGAATTACAAGGCTTATCGTTCTAGTCGATATGTTTTTGAGGTTCATGCTGGATATTCTATGAAGGTCGATTTGGATAATCGTTTCTGCTCATGCCATGAGTGGCAGATAAACGGTTTTCCTTGTGCTCATGCATTAGTTTCTATTCAGCAAAATAACGGGTGCATCTATGATTATGTTGAAGATTACTTCAAGACAAGCTACTTCAGAAGTTCATATGCTACTCTTATGTCTCCCATACTTGACATTAATGTGATGCATGAGATCCCAGACGATGTTGTCATCATGCCTCCGCTTGCTAAGAGGCGTTGA
- the LOC101291204 gene encoding uncharacterized protein LOC101291204: MDLRMMLMCLQMLNTRIVDISVKDHVNSNTEGAGQNHSGSNIVPIQTARSTPMSRTVESQSATGDNEPLGNSTSHEDKYLSQSWREYISHVGQKFEGGVTEFRNKLCMYAIEMGFRFVYTRNDKFRVVAECFKKSDGCRWNILGALCQENGYFYIRSLNKVHTCTSCTGGPKSEMISSRIIYSVIVDQIREKPTIKPADIVKDFKQLYGLDISYHIAWYAKKLAKRKVHGDESLSYHQLVWYRDALMSTNPGSHCVLESDPETSHFQRLFVCYGACIEGFQWCRPLLFIDAIFLKSKYKGQLIGATGKDGNQGYYPFAFAIVDSESDENWSWFFENLAKVLALEGRTITFVSDRNKGLIEGVSNIFPTSHQAFCLDSLKKNLFSIYATSAKFFQERMVDLLMQCAYAPTEAAFEFNLKNLKDEGGAPIKTFLEDLPKKNWSYAYFKGNGYGELCNNVSESFTSWVSELWPLPICQMVNGIGIKLMELIAERNHEAEEWSSVLCPEMERTLIVGKNWNVTCSSASVFEVHAEGTVTVDLSNHICSCHDWQRKGFPCAHALVAVQKNSGCIYDYVSDFFKSSYFRSSYATPISTIPDIENEKHEDSDNRVILPPHSGKSTGPMAKKLKSVDRLPRAITCGRCGEVGRHNRKTCAANV; this comes from the exons ATGGATCTGCGCATGATGTTGATGTGTCTACAAATGTTAAATACTAGGATTGTTGATATATCAGTGAAGGATCATGTGAATTCCAATACTGAAGGCGCTGGTCAAAATCATTCAGGATCTAATATTGTGCCTATTCAGACAGCACGGTCAACACCTATGTCTCGCACAGTTGAAAGTCAGAGTGCCACTGGTGACAATGAACCCTTGGGAAATTCAACATCACATGAAGATAAATATTTGTCTCAAAGTTGGCGGGAATATATTAGTCATGTTGGTCAGAAATTTGAGGGAGGAGTAACTGAATTCCGTAACAAGTTGTGTATGTATGCCATTGAGATGGGATTTCGTTTTGTTTACACAAGGAACGATAAGTTCCGTGTTGTTGCTGAATGTTTTAAGAAGTCAGATGGATGTAGATGGAATATACTTGGTGCCTTATGTCAAGAAAATGGCTATTTCTATATAAGGAGTTTGAATAAAGTTCATACATGCACGAGTTGTACAGGTGGGCCGAAAAGTGAGATGATAAGTTCAAGGATCATATATTCTGTTATTGTGGATCAAATCCGTGAAAAACCAACGATTAAACCAGCAGATATTGTCAAGGATTTTAAACAACTATATGGTCTTGATATATCGTATCATATTGCGTGGTATGCGAAAAAATTGGCCAAGAGAAAAGTTCATGGTGATGAATCCTTGTCTTATCATCAGTTGGTTTGGTATAGAGACGCTTTAATGTCTACCAATCCTGGATCACATTGTGTTTTGGAGTCTGATCCTGAGACTTCACATTTTCAGAGATTGTTTGTTTGCTACGGTGCTTGCATTGAGGGATTTCAATGGTGTAGACCCCTGTTGTTCATAGATGCTATTTTTCTGAAAAGCAAATATAAGGGACAGCTAATAGGTGCAACTGGGAAGGATGGAAATCAAG GATATTATCCTTTTGCATTTGCGATCGTGGACTCAGAAAGCGATGAAAACTGGAGCTGGTTCTTTGAGAATTTAGCAAAAGTTTTGGCTCTGGAAGGCAGGACAATTACATTTGTATCTGATCGGAACAAAGGTTTGATTGAAGGAGTATCAAATATATTTCCAACATCGCATCAGGCATTTTGTTTGGACAGTTTGAAAAAGAATCTCTTTTCAATATATGCTACCTCTGCTAAATTTTTCCAAGAACGAATGGTTGATCTTTTGATGCAATGCGCATATGCTCCAACGGAAGCTGCCTTTGAGTTTAATTTGAAAAACTTAAAAGATGAGGGCGGTGCTCCTATTAAGACTTTTCTTGAAGATCTTCCGAAGAAGAACTGGTCATATGCTTATTTCAAAGGAAATGGATATGGTGAGTTATGTAACAATGTGTCTGAGTCATTTACTTCTTGGGTTTCTGAGCTATGGCCGCTTCCTATCTGCCAAATGGTTAATGGTATCGGGATTAAGCTCATGGAATTAATAGCTGAAAGGAATCATGAAGCAGAAGAATGGAGTTCTGTTTTGTGTCCTGAGATGGAGAGAACTTTGATTGTGGGTAAGAATTGGAATGTTACTTGTTCTAGTGCCTCTGTCTTTGAGGTGCATGCGGAGGGCACTGTTACTGTTGACTTGAGTAATCATATTTGCTCTTGCCATGATTGGCAAAGAAAAGGCTTTCCCTGTGCTCATGCACTTGTTGCAGTTCAAAAGAATTCTGGCTGCATTTATGATTATGTTAGCGATTTCTTCAAGTCAAGCTACTTTAGAAGTTCGTATGCAACTCCTATTTCTACCATACCCGACATTGAGAATGAAAAGCATGAAGATTCAGACAACAGGGTTATCTTGCCTCCTCATTCCGGGAAGTCTACAGGTCCGATGGCTAAAAAGCTTAAATCTGTTGATAGATTACCCAGGGCAATAACATGTGGTCGGTGTGGTGAAGTTGGACGACATAACAGGAAGACGTGTGCTGCGAATGTTTGA